The genomic window aggggaggatgggatagggaagggtggattggggggtaattaggttcggtttgAGGAatgagaccgacaggtctaattcctcagaccaagagcctcttcaccacgccaaggagccccccttgaagaggtcccattctagagctggttgaagcacagtctgctctctagtggcttctattctgccttgcttaccgtggggtgcactaatacctattgctgtacatagtgtatatagtgtacatacttctgttctaaattggtgaaggataatataagtcaaaagttttctgctgtgtttattttgctccctttacacccaggataacaggccatttggactcctgggttgtaataggagggatggggaggaggaggaggaaagggaaaaaggggggatgggggggtaattaggttaggtctgaggaaggagaccaaaaggtctaattcctcagaccaagagctttTTCActgtgccaaggagccccccttgaggAGGACAACATTTCTAAGGTAAGAATGGTATAATGCTTCTTACTCCAGCTGATATAATCTATCTTCTAATAGATCTGCATAGGCTGGAGAACTTTGAAAGAGGGGTCAAACAGGTTTAAAGATAGTTCTCGTGATaccaggatgtgtatattttgGTATATTAAGTGACAAACTATTCATTCATCTACTGCCAAGACTCCAGCAGAAGTAATGCTTATCAGAGGGTTTAAattataactaagtgctaaatccATATGGGGCAGAAAGTATAAAGTAACACTTAAATTGGCTAACTTTAATCACAGAACGAAATATCTATAACTAAGTTGATAGATTTATCATATAAGGAATTAACTTTTGTTCCAATACCATAATTTATGAGGGAAGGAATACTGAGTATCAATAGTTAAAACATTTACTTTAAAACTAAAACACAGAACTGAATCACGACCTCAATTctattttacaatttttttttttgtttttttgcaaTATCGTTGGGGGAACCTGAATGTAGTCATCCACCATACCAAATGTATCCCAGTAAAGGATGAAAATAAAATTTCATACATAGCTACAGCAAAAAGGTATAAATATCATAAAGCaaacaatttatttttttttattaacacatcggcaatttcccaccaaggcagggtggcccaaaaaaaaaaaaactctcatcattcactccatcactgtcttgccagaggcaagcttacactacagtttaaaactgcaacattaacacccttcctacgaagtacagtgctggcactctgaaggaggggtgttaatgttgcagttttaaatggcagtgtaagcgcgcctctggcaagacagtgatggagtgaatgatgatgagagtttttctttttcgggccaccctgccttggtggaaaacagccgatgtgttaataaaaaaaaaaataaatagtttACATTATGACATTTACATCTTTTTGCTGTAGTTATGTATGAAATGTTATTTTTATCCTTTACAGGGATACATTCAGCATAGTGAATGACTACATTCAGTTTTCCCCAAAAGATATtgcaaaaaataaaaaaggtACAGCTGGAACTACCTGGTATGCATTTTATATATGACATTTAttttaaaaatacaaaaaaaaaaaaaacacaatacacaaaaACAGATCTTTCATAATGTACATCCTTTAAAAAAGCATAAAAATCATAACTGTCAGTCTGTAAATTTTTCTTTGTTGTACAGTGTAATGGTTGCAGATACACACTGATAAACCCTATATTAAAAGCTTAAACAAAAAACATCAGAAAGTTGGAGTTTAATAATTCCTAAAAGAGATTGCAAAATAATTTTTAGTATACAATTTTCAATACATAATTTAGCTAAATTAAAAGGAAAAGTAGTATTAATAAAATCTGATTTAacaaactcacacacatacacacaataggGTACAATATATAAAATACAATGTATTCATAGAGGTATTGCCATAACATAAAACACATTTACCTTTTTGAAGGTAACATAAGAGGTTAATCATTCGTATAATAATTCTtagttcataaaaaaaaaaatgtccagaTGCTTTCAGTAATCGTCTAGGTCAGCTTCACAACTACTATCCCACTCTTCTTTAACAATTTCTTCATTGGCAGGAGCTTCCACCTTAATGCCATTACCACTGCATAAAACATCAGCCCCATTTTTGACACCTACCTTAAAGCCATTAATACTGAATATTTCTTCATCATCACGTGTAACTTCCACTTTAATACCATTAATATTGCATACCTCAGTATTATGTTTGACTTTTATATTCGCTCTACATGGAACAACAGATTCTGCTGTACTCGCAAGAAGAGAGATATGGTGGCCTGTCATGTCTTCTCCTACACTTTCCTGACTACTTGGCAACAAACCTCTAATTTTATGAAGACATGTGCAATAGGAACTGGCCATCATTCTAGGCTTTACATGAGAATGGGTCAACCTGGAGATATACACATAGTCTTCTCCAGGTTTGGAAACATCAATGGATTCATCTTCATTGTCACTCTTCACATGATCCTGAAGGTCAAGACTGAGAGGCACTTTCTTTCCACATACTGAACACTTCAATGAATTTTTTCCAGTACGAGTAACCATGTGAAACTTTGCATTAGACTCCTGATTATCTGCTGGATCCTGAGTTCTCTCTCCTGATATTTTTATGATCTTGTTCcccattttcttttctttcttctgctttaATTCATTAAAAAATAACTTGTGTGTCCTTTTACGAGAAACATTTTCAAGATGTCTCTGCAATTCTTTTTCACCATGAAATATGCTTTTACATACAAGACAAGAAAGTAATCGTTCACCTCCAAAACATAGTAAATGTATGTAAAGGTTATCTATAGTTTCAAATGCCTTGTGGCACTTGAAGCACTGAAAACAAGAGCTGAGATTGTTTAAGAAAGAAAAAGTCTCAACACAAGATGTCCCACACATTGTACATACATCTTTCTCAACATTCTGAAATGTTTGTAAATTTTCACCATTTCTCCATTTTGAAGATAGGTAAAGAAACTGTTGCATCTTTGGAAATTTCCCATAGCGAGATACCTTATGTTGCATCACTTCTTTTACATTGGATTCTTTCTTGCATACATGGCACAGGATGACTTCATCACCATTATATGAAAGTAAGTGGATATTAACATAATTTTCATGAATGAATGTCTTTTGACATGATGGGCAGTGAAATAATCTGATATCATGAATCACCATATGAGAATTCAGATCATCATCTCTTTGAAATTTCCTACCACACACTTCACAAGATAACTGTTTCTTAGACCAACAAACGTGGCGCTTAAAAGGTCGTTTAGTTTTAAAAACTCTTCCACAGTGTTCACATCGAAATACCTCTTTAGGATTATGGACGGCACAATAGTCGTGATCACTACGATGGCTCAGAAGATCTTTCTTACAGGAAAATCTAGCAGGACAGAGCAAACACCGATATGGTAACTCACCATCATGAGTAAGCATATGCCTCTTATAGAATATTTGGTAATTAGTACCGGCAAATATTTTATCACAGTAAAAACACATAATTGGATAATTACTCAAGGTTTCTTCATTCTCAATGGGCACTATCGACTCATTTACTTCATGAGTACGGTAATGGCTTAAAAAACCCCTTCTAAACTTGAATATTTCACCACATATAAAGCACTTTTCATTATTAGGATGCAAGTGCATGTGAGATTTTAGTGCATTCTTGTTATGAAATTTCTTCTTACAAACAGAGCACTTTAACATTTTCTTAGAACTGTGAGTTGTAATATGTTTCTGAAAATCTAATTTTCTACTCAATACAATTCCACAGGATGAGCATTCAAAAGAtaatttttctattttcttattgTTATGAGCTAAAAGATGTGTTTTTAACTTTACTTTTCTCTTAAATGCATCCCCACAGACTGGACATTCATAACACTTTTCTCTCTCTTCATTGTCTATTATTTCTTCTTTCTTGTTTGCATCAGGCTTAGAATCTCTACTGTTTTCAATCCTAGCAAAAGTTGATGATGGTTCATTGGTATCAACTAAAGGAACATTTATTTCCTCTTTATTTTCTGCTAGCATTATCACATCTGATTCATTTTGTTTCTCCTCATTATAATCAACGACTGGATGATGTAAGTCCTCACTCACATTGATACACAAGTCTTTATCATCCATTGTAGCAGGAGATACTCAAGCTGTCCTCATTATACTTCTTTTCTTAGGTTATTGAacatatctgaaaaaaaaaagctAGTTTAATTCTTTctgcaaaataaataaataaatgtatgtaaATGTATGCATGTTTGTGCGagcacctgtatgtggttgcaggggtcgaatcataactCCTGGCCGCACCTCATAACTAGtgactactaggtccactccgtGCTCCAAGAGCCTCatctcttctttaagctatgttatgtatggatcctgcctccactacgtcactcaattgtttcacttcctgacaactctacagctcaagaaatacttcctccactgtgttttcaacttccagttgagtCCTCTTGTTCATGTATTACAATTCTGAAACCTTCTGGCCCTGttcaccttttcaattcctctcagtattttaagaCAATATGTTCCTCAAACGGTGTTCCCTAAATTGACAGGCCCAAAGCTCTACTGCTTCAGCTAGGGAACCTCTTATAGGGAAGAATCAGATACAATACttctgtacatgttcctctcagaGGCACCAACTATGACCCAAATGAACTCCTATCCCTCTGACAGCAACATGCACAGAAATACCATTTCCAATTTTTCCCTAATAAGAAGTACTGCAGTTGAAGCAGTAGTGTTGGGCCTGTCAATTCAGGAATCATGGTTCGAGCCTCCCATTgatccttctgtttattcactcactcatttattcactctcacacacacactcataggaagcatttcttcagtcagagtggtcagggagtggaacaatctggcgagcaatgtagtggaggcaggaaccatacatagcttcaagacgaggtatgataaagctcatggagcagagagagagagagagagagagagagagagagagagagagagagaggacctagtagcgttcagtgaagaggtggggccaggagctgagtcttgacccctgcaactacaattaggtgagtacacacactctctctcactcacacacacacacacacacacacacacacacacacacacacacacacacacacacacacacacaaagtgcaaaggtttgcaacaagactagtcctggagctaagagggtatgtcctatgaggagagattaagggaaatcgacttgataatacgggaggacaggagagatgggggggatatgacaacgacatacacagtactgagaggaatcgacaaggtggatagagacaggatgttccagagatgggacagagcaataaggggtcatagttggaagctgaagactcagatgaatcacagggatgttaggaagtatttcttcagtcagagagttgtcaggaagtagaatagtctgagaagtgatgtagtggaggcaggatccatacatagctttaagaagagatatgatacagCTCATAGAGTaggaagtgacctagtagtgaccagtgaagatatggggccaggagctgtgaatcaacccctgcaagcacaactaggtgagtacacacacacacacacacacacacactaaccactgaTTATGATGGTAGGTACATTCTTGAAAATGGCATTTAAGACAAAAAATCATCTAAGACAAACTGAAGAACATGTATGAAAAATAAGGTTCTATTCCTTGCACCCCCCAAAAATGACAAATAACTTTTCTtaggtctggagtttacctggagagaattccgggggtctgtgaccaggcctcctggtggatcagagcctgatcaaccaggttgttactgctggctgcacgcaatccaacgtacgagccacagcccggctggtcaagtacagactttaggtgcttgtctagtgcctgcttgaagacagccaggggcctatcggtaatcccccttatgtatgctgggaggcagttgaacagtctcaggcccctgacacttattgtattgtctcttaacgttctagtgacacccctgcttttcactgaggggatgttgcatcgtctgcagactcttttgctttcgttgtgagggATTTTCGTCTGCATGTtcggactagtccctctaggattttccaggtgtatttaatcatgtatctctcccgtctgcattccagggagtacaagttcaggaacttcaagcgctcccagtaattgaggtgttttatctcaattatgcgcgccgtgaaggttctctgtatattttctaggtcagcaatttcgcctgccttgaaaggtgctgttagtgtgcagcaatattccagcctagatagaacaagcgacctgaagattgtcatcatgggcttggcatccctagttctgaaggttctcattatccatcatgtcatttttctagcagatgcaattgatacaatgttatggtccttgaaggcgagatcctccgacatgatcactcacaggtctttgacgttggtttttcgctctattttgtggaaggaatttgttttgtactctgatgaagttttaatttcctcatgtttaccatatctgagtaattgaaatttctcatcgttgaacttcatattgttttctgcagcccactgaaagatttggttgatgtctgcctggagccttgcagtatctgcaatggaagacacggtgctgtggctgacatccttgtctatgtcagatatgaggatgagaaacaagatgggagcgagtactgtgccttgtggaacagagctttttaccatagctgcctcagactttactctgttgactactactctttgtgttctgtttgtgaggaaattatagatccatctaccaactcttcctgttattcctttagcgcgcattttgtgtgctattacgccatggtcacacttgttgaaggcttttgcaaagtctgtatataatacatctgcattccttttgtcttctagtgtatctaggaccttgtcgtagtgatccagtagctgagacagaaaggagcgacctgctctaaacccatttgccctgggttgtgtaattgatgggcatctagatgggtggcgatcttgcttcttaggaccctttcaaagatttttatgatatgggatgttagtgctatcggtctgtagttctccCAAGTGTAAGCATATAAAAATGATAATGTAGTTGGTTGTTGAGATGTATTATGCTAAACCCCTTCACTGTTGAGAGCCCtgttcacaaacttgctctcagtgtcaaaaaaaaaaaaaaaaaaaaaaaattatgatcagTAGTTAGTGAAATACAGAGGCATGAAATTGACAAAATAACCTGCTACGGCAACATCGGTGACTGCCGCTCACTCGGTAATATTTTTACCTTTATTCTattttcttttctaatattttattttttcaagtaatttTTGTGGCtggtgagaccaatataatgcataatgtatatagtaggcagtaggttggtagacagcaaccatctggggaggtactaccgtcctaccaagcgagtgtaaaaaggaagcctgtatttgttttacatgatggtagaattgctggtgtcttttttcctaTTTTATaaacatgcaagttttcaggtgcgtcttgctatttctacttagtacggcttacgcaccagggttattgaagtgctagtacacgtaaattctagcgccttcaaatcaagcgggaaaaggctggtaggcctagatgtgagagaatgggtatgCGTGGTCGGTCAGAACCTCTTGTATTTATAGGAACCTGTCCAGTGACTCtatatgagtgtatatatatatgatagaaaaatagtaataaacaacattttttattgttggtttgtgtaaacatgttttgtaaacaatataatgacagcaaagtttgtgctgttattgtgtagtatacaatgagtgaatatataccaaatagtctttatattggtctcagaggccataaaaattacttgaaaaaataaaatattaaaaaataaaagaaaaaagaaaaacaaaataaactattaccgggtgaccggcagtcggcgatgttgccgTATGCTGTtcaatttctgtcaacttcacgcctatatatggcaaaaaaaaatttttttagcttctaaaatttagaaaaaaaaaaaacatcttttcataagaaaaaaataatttgttttttGAATTTTTAccgaccctgagaacaggttTGGGAGAGGGTCTGctgaccctgaaagagttaagatATAGTGACAATGAttcatgaaatcataatgacacaattgcaaacaaaccataccacgggtggggatagaacccgcgatcacagtctctcaaaacgcgacggtctggagttttgagactctgatcgtgggttctatccccgcccatggtatggtttatatactgacaatatttgtacaattattacaataatccagtagtctgcataacagtaaatcttctgttttttgtgtgaataaaaattcaaaacggaaagcaagtgtaatataagaaggGGCTGAAGACATGACtaaggaacagaggaaatgtatttttagtgccacgaatgtttACACTGTTTATTCGGGATTCTATTTTAAAGTACAGCCTATCCTCACTTAACGACTGAGTTCTGCTCGTAAGAGTAGGTCGGTAAGCAAATTTGTCTTTAAACAAGGAGCATGTTGTGCTggtgtgggtttgtgtcaaccatctttagatatttttttttaatgtcacctttgcaccatttaaaatatttttggaacatttttaaatgtttatacagcagtgtagtgtatactgtaataaacagaatagaggaaatcagcactaatatacattacttaggtttgcATATTGGTTGGAGAGCTGGTTGTAACTCCACGCGGTCAATAAATGAGTATGtcgctaaatgaggagaggctgtaatgtgTTAAATACGCTAAAAAATTCTCTCAAGCATAAACCTGTTCTTATTCTCATTACTTTTAGCCACCAAgtcccatggcctggtggctaaagctctcgcttcacacgaggGTCCAGGTTCAATTCCCATCGAGGGTTGAAACAccgggtgtgtttccttacaatgattgtctatgttccccatcagtaaaatgggtaactgcatgttagtcaactggtgtgtgttgtatcctgggaaaaactgatctaatttgcctgaaatgctctgtataactagaagctttctatatactagtagtatatcattgatgtctgctaggcctgtataccgtgtacatgtacttgtagaataaagatattattacatgtattattattattattattataaatttactGTCTATATACCCTTAATGTCCAATAATGCAGTTttttcctagagggactagtaccgaacttgcacacgaaaatcactcacaacgaaagcaaaagacttggcagacgatgcaacatccccccaatgaaaagcaggagtgtcactagcacgttaagagaccatacaataagtgtcaggggcccgagactgttcaactgcctcccagcatacataagggggattaccaatagacccctggcagtcttcaagctggcactggacaagcacctaaagtcggtacctgaccagccgggctgtggcttgtacgttggtttgcgtgcagccagcagtaacagcctggttgatcaggctctgatccaccaggaggcctggtcacagaccgggccgagggggcattgacccccgaaactctctccaggtaaactccaggtatgtcagGCATCTCCCacaaaggcagagtgacccaaaccagaaacactttcaccatcattcacacataatatacatgtacaagcaatTAATCAGTTATTGCCATTGTAGTCTTAAGTCAGgcttaaacttacctaaaattgtctgcataactatgggctttctgcatgcaccactgaatgtcacccatctctgtacaaacatggtATCAggctgaaataaaaattattattattatgattattgttattatatgtaCCTAAATCCAGCCCTGAGCAactccattaaccctttcagggtcgacaggccctctcagagacttgttctcagggtcggccaaatttcaaaaaaaacaaaaattatattttcttatgaaaagatagagaatcttttcctgatcataatgacacaaaaagtatgaaatttgatggaatacttacggaattatgctctcgcgaagttagcagtctcgacgatggttacgcattggcgattttgcccactttgagccctattttcggccaattccagtgtacttgtcgacacaaatcataaccatttcgctagaactcttattttttctatcgaatgagtataagaaaccacccatttaccgatttcaactatccaatacagtggtcagaatttagcaattttgccaatttcacacaaatttcaaaagatgccaatttctgaatagggtccagaataaacaagaaagacattcctgacactaaaataatatttcctctgttcattagtcacgtctaaatgcccctcttacattcttttgctttccactttgaatttttattctcacaaaaaaaaaatagaagattgactcttatgcagactactgcattagtgtagaaatgatataaataatatcagcgcacttgtgaaagaatattagactcaccagttgacgtgtattggatgcatagcatgatttgtttacttttgaactttggtaaaacttctgctactttgagctcaatttcaaggtacttttctttgtaaaaccagtcaaaatcatctgaatttctgtaatatgtctttcattctataaaatgagaccaggaaaactagaatacaacagtaaataccatacgaaaatacagtgcaaagtcgctgttttaatccaaaaacacaaagttttttttttctcattacgcactgtgtgctacaggattttttttataccgcacacactgaccacatagacccattctttcatatgtaggcctaccagctttctctcactagatttgagggtgctagaatttaggcgtactagtacgtcaaaaaccctggtgcgtaagccgtactagtatggccaaaaccctgaaagggttaaacatatCTTGAAAAGATTACATTTTGTGCCTTTTTATCCACCATTTTTCAATATCATAATTTTATATCCAAGATATAACTAATTAAAAAGAGTAAAATAAATACACAAGACAAGGACTCATGGAATTTTTGGTACTGTCTACAAAAAATAAAGTGCCAATATGTAAAACAAGAGCAGGACACAagtgcccccccccaaaaaaaaattgtacACTTAGTATTTCTACAGACTTGCATAACCAAATAAAATCCCTAAGATATAACCTGAATGCAAAACACTACTTAAATAATTCATACAGAGACAATCAAATACATATGCCACAATGTGCATATAGGATGAACTATATTTCTTCTCTAGCTACAGAACAGACTTGGATGCTTTTAAAAACCTACTCTGCTCAGTATTAGGGGAGTCACCGTAGACAATTATTGACTAG from Cherax quadricarinatus isolate ZL_2023a chromosome 13, ASM3850222v1, whole genome shotgun sequence includes these protein-coding regions:
- the LOC128688565 gene encoding zinc finger protein 83, which produces MDDKDLCINVSEDLHHPVVDYNEEKQNESDVIMLAENKEEINVPLVDTNEPSSTFARIENSRDSKPDANKKEEIIDNEEREKCYECPVCGDAFKRKVKLKTHLLAHNNKKIEKLSFECSSCGIVLSRKLDFQKHITTHSSKKMLKCSVCKKKFHNKNALKSHMHLHPNNEKCFICGEIFKFRRGFLSHYRTHEVNESIVPIENEETLSNYPIMCFYCDKIFAGTNYQIFYKRHMLTHDGELPYRCLLCPARFSCKKDLLSHRSDHDYCAVHNPKEVFRCEHCGRVFKTKRPFKRHVCWSKKQLSCEVCGRKFQRDDDLNSHMVIHDIRLFHCPSCQKTFIHENYVNIHLLSYNGDEVILCHVCKKESNVKEVMQHKVSRYGKFPKMQQFLYLSSKWRNGENLQTFQNVEKDVCTMCGTSCVETFSFLNNLSSCFQCFKCHKAFETIDNLYIHLLCFGGERLLSCLVCKSIFHGEKELQRHLENVSRKRTHKLFFNELKQKKEKKMGNKIIKISGERTQDPADNQESNAKFHMVTRTGKNSLKCSVCGKKVPLSLDLQDHVKSDNEDESIDVSKPGEDYVYISRLTHSHVKPRMMASSYCTCLHKIRGLLPSSQESVGEDMTGHHISLLASTAESVVPCRANIKVKHNTEVCNINGIKVEVTRDDEEIFSINGFKVGVKNGADVLCSGNGIKVEAPANEEIVKEEWDSSCEADLDDY